CTCCTCGGCCTCTTCCATGCCGGTTTCGAGATGCGCGCCGAGTTTGCCGTGATCGCGGAACGCGTCGATCGTGGCCGGCGGCATCGTGTCCACCGTGTCCGGTCCGATGAGCGCCTCAACGTAGTACGTGTCGGGATATTTCGGATTCTTCGTCGACGTGCTCGCCCAGAGCGGCCGCTGCTTGTGTGCGCCGGCGCCGGCAAGTTTCTTCCAGCGCGCGCTCTCGATCGATTGCAAGAAGACCGTGTAGAGACGCTTGGAATTCGCGATGGCGACTTTGCCGAGCAGCGCGGTGAGCTGCGCTTTTTTCGCGTCGTCGGTTGCGGCGTCGGCCGCAGCCTGGATGAGCTTGTCTGCGGCGGTGTCGACCCGGCTCACGAAACACGAGGCGACCGATGCGATGCCGCTCAGCGGCTGATTCTTCGCCATGCGATCTTCAAGGCCGGCGAAGTACGCGTCGATGACTTTTTCGTAGTATTCGGCGCCGAACATCAGTGTGATGTTGACGTTGATGCCTTCGGAGATGAGCTGCCGGATCACCGGGATGCCTTCATCGGTCGCCGGCACTTTGATCATGACGTTGGGTTTGTTGATG
The window above is part of the Candidatus Eremiobacteraceae bacterium genome. Proteins encoded here:
- the tal gene encoding transaldolase, producing the protein NPTIFEKAVGSSDDYDDAIRELAAQSKTPEQMYDRLTTDDIREACDTFHGLYTQTKGGDGFVSIELPPHLAKDTAGSIAEARRLWPLINKPNVMIKVPATDEGIPVIRQLISEGINVNITLMFGAEYYEKVIDAYFAGLEDRMAKNQPLSGIASVASCFVSRVDTAADKLIQAAADAATDDAKKAQLTALLGKVAIANSKRLYTVFLQSIESARWKKLAGAGAHKQRPLWASTSTKNPKYPDTYYVEALIGPDTVDTMPPATIDAFRDHGKLGAHLETGMEEAEEQLQSLESLGISLKKITDDLLNEGLESFDKSYDELLGVIQKKASALAGAGAGE